A stretch of DNA from Aspergillus flavus chromosome 3, complete sequence:
ATAGACTCCAAAGCGCGGTAAGCACACTGGGCGAAACCGATGAGGACCCCGGGCTACGCAAGCCAGGAGATTACAAACAACCCCAGGTACGAGACACACGGGCGGAGTTGATTACCGTACTAAGTATCAACAGGTCTTCGGAGGAAGGATGCTTCTCTGGCTCGCCTATCAATCAATCGGTGTTATATATGGTGACATTGGGACCAGTCCTCTCTATGTTTACTCGTCAACATTCAGTGAGGCACCCTCCCGTCAAGATCTCATCGGGGTGCTCTCCATAATTATCTGGAGTCTGTTTATGATGGTGACGGTCAAGTATGTCTTAGTTATCCTTCGAGCAGATAATGATGGCGAAGGAGGCACGTTCAGCACATATTCCTTGCTGAGTCGTTATGTAAGACTCCCTACAGTTGCACTCCTGGTTGTAGAAGCTGACCTTCGCGTTACTAGATGAATATCACCAACCGTGATCCAAGAGAGGCCTCCCTTGTCCAAATGAAAAGACACTTAACGGATGAACTCGAACGAACAAGCAGGCATGTACGCCATCGACTCGAGTCAAGCAGTGTTGCGAAGCGCCTTCTCAAAGTCATGGGAGTATTGGCGGTTACCATGGTCCTTGCAGATGGCCTCCTTACACCGGCTCAATCAGTGCTAGGAGCCGTCCAAGGAATTGAAGTAGTATCACCCAATATTTCGAAAGGCACCATTATAGGCGTTACCGATGCTATCCTAGTCGTCCTATTCCTAATACAACCGCTTGGTATTACCAAGCTTACATTTGCTTTTGCACCCATTGTCATCATATGGCTCGGCTTTAACGCAGCTTTCGGCATATACAACCTTGCCAAGTATGACGCTGGTGTCTTCATAGCGTTCAACCCTGGGTACGCCTTCAGTTTCCTGGCCCGGCATGGAGAGGAGGGTTGGAGGATGCTTAGCGGGACGCTATTAGCTTTCACTGGAGTTGAGGCTCTCTTCGCAGATATTGGAGCCTTCAGCCGAAGAGCTATACAGATTAGCTGGCTAGGTTACGCCTTTCCATGCTTACTCCTAGCTTATATCGGACAAGCAGCCTATATTAGTGTTCATCCGGAAGCATATTCGAATCCATTTTTTAATGCCGCACCACCGGGCACGGTCTATCCTGCGCTAGTCATTGCAATTCTAGCTGCCATTGTTGCCTCTCAGGCCATTATAACGGCAACCTTTCAGGTAAGTCGACAATCGGCTTTTTAGATACATGTTGCTAAGCTCCTCATTAGCTCCTGACGCAAGTGATGAAACTGTCATACTTTCCACAGATTAAAGTCATCCATACCTCTGACATCTTTCATGGCCAGCTTTACATTCCGATAGCGAATTGGCTCCTTATGGTTGGAACAATACTTATAGCTTCCATCTACAACAATGTACGTCTTGATTTCCGTAGTCAAATGCCAATGCTGACTAGCTGCAGACCACATCTCTGGGTAACGCATATGGTGTCTGCGTTATGTTCGTCACATTCTTCGATACATGCATGGTCTCGTTAGCAGCTATGTTTGTCTGGCGTATCAGCCCCTTCATCGTGCTATTCCCCTGGCTCATAGTTGCTTGTCTGGACGGTGCATATCTATCTTCCTCTCTCATGAAAGTCCCCACTGGCGCCTGGTTTACCATCGCGCTTGCTACGGTGTTGGCCATTCTGTTTTTAATATGGAGATTTGGGAAAGAACAGCAATGGTTTGCCGAGGCCGAAGATCGCTTTCCCACCTCACACTTCGTCTCCAAAGATCCGGATGGCCAAATACGTCTTACCGATCGATATGGAAGTACCCCATTGAGTATAACAAAAGGTCTCGGGATCTTTTTTGACAAAGCCGGGGAGACCACCCCAATCGTGTTCAGTCAGTTCATTCTCAAGCTTACCACCATGCCTGCTGTGATAATCTTCTTTCATCTACGCCCGATCGAAACGCCGTCGGTGCCAGCGGAAGATCGCTATACGGTTTCCAGACTTGCGATCCCTAACTGCTACCGTCTTGTTGTTCGCTATGGATACAATGACGAGATCATCACGCCTGATTTGGCGAACACCATCACTCAGCAGGTCCGCAGGTACTTGATTACAAGATCGTGTGATCAAGCTGATCCATCTACATGCACACCTGACACTATGACGAACAAGAGTCATACTAGCTCGGTAAAGCGGTCCACAACATCTGCAACTGGGGAGTCTTCCATGGTGGACGGAGGGCGGTATGACACTTCATTGACAAAGCTCGAAGATGCGTACAACCATGGGGTGATTTATATCACCGGCAAGGAGCAAATGAGGATCAAGAAGAGTAAGAATTACTTTCGAAGAATCGTGTTATGGATCTTTTTATGGATCCGTGAGAATACGAGGGCGAAAATAGCATCTCTTGGGTTGGCAACGGAGAAGGTTATTGAAGTTGGCTTTctcaaagatatataattagtgtTCAGAGTAGTGGAGTTATGCGATTTGTTGGCAACACCAGGAATGCAACGTATGCATCTTCATTTCAAACTGGCATAGTAAACTCTGCAACAATCCCAAATAGTCGCATAAGGCTGGCAGCAGTGCACAGCCTCGTTGCCTTACAAAATGTGCTGATGACGTAGCCTCAAGCATCCTCATTGTTTGAGGGCAGAATACTTCTGGATTGGGGCGGTACATGAAGCGGTGAGGCGCAAGCGCAAGGAAGTGGACGGAATATCCACCACGTGACATGCCCCGCCCagttcatcgtcatcgtcatggTAGTCCGTGTTACCCCACCATCCGTCATGCATGTCACTGAGGAGGCGTCTGTTGTACAAAGACACTGCCACAGGCGATCCAAAGCCACAAGAGATATGGAATAGATAGGTCTGCAGGTGTAAATGATGTAGAGTTCTGACGACACTGTGAAGTTAAAAAGGACATGAAACAATAAATACTACGGAAATGACGGAGTAGGAAACCTTGTCACGAGGGGAATGGCCCAAATGGCGCGATTCCAAGGAACTGACGGACTGAGGCAACAGCTTGTCCTTCCGCGCTATCGGGCGAAAGTCACATTTCACCCCTTATCAGTGGTGATATTGACTCAAACCCCCGCAAGGTGGTATAAAGTCTCCCGGTGTCCCACCCTGTCCACGGCTTGTTTCTCTTACTACCCTCCAACTGTCAACCCCTTAAGCACACCACCTTACCTGTCCACTTCGAACACTTCTCCATTGAAACATTCACTACACCTTTCAATTTGCGCACGTAAACATGCCTCTCTACAACGTTCGTTACGCCTATCCTGCCGTCTTGGAGTTTCTTGATGCTTATTTGTTTATCTCTTTAGGTCACACTTAAGAAAGACTCTCCCCCtgaagagttggagaagtGAGTCGCCCTATAGTTTAGTTTCTAGAAAGGACAGCTGCTGACATCACACCCTCGCTACAAGAGCCAAGGAGCAGGCCAGGGAAAAAGGCGGAACCATCAAGCATGAGTACACTCTTATCAAGGGTTTCACGTAAGGCAGCCATCCATCCTGACGCCTCTCCACAATATCAACAGCTAGCAGAACTGACGGTCACTAGTGTCGAGTACCCCGAGGACCATGTCAGTACTCTTGAGTCGAGTGACCATATCCACGTCGAACAGGATCAAGAAGTAAAGACCCAGTGATAGGAATACGCATCGATCCCGGGGCAAACGGCGATATAGTCACTGCTTGCAACAAATAGCAGAACTGGCCACATAACTAAGCATCGATGCTGGCCTGGGGAAGTTGCGGTTCAATGGTGGCTGTACGATTTACGAATATCCTAGTCTAGCGTTTCAAGAGAATGTTTCTCATGAGTACCGGGACTGCTGTGCGGAAAGCTGGACTCATCTGGGACTGTTCCCTTGTTCAATTATGACCCAAAATCATATCAAATTTTCAGTTCAACTTGTAACGACTGTTCTTTGTTCCTAACACGGCGTGCTATGTATTTGTCTACCGACCAGGCAGCAAAGATATACCCAATAGATAAATGACCTCACCATACAGAAAAGCGACCAACCAAAGCAAGCCAAGGATGTGTACGTACATAAGATAAGCTGTAAGCTCAATGAGCCGCGATAAGCGTTGTCATGTAGGGACTGGTTCATATGCGTTCTGATGCAGCCTCGCTGATGTAACGTAAGGGTGTGTACTTCCAACTCGTTCCATGTTTTCCCGACGGTTCTTGAATAATCGCTCTTTTTATCCCTTCTGAATACCGTATATACCTTTGAAGATCCTTCGAGCAATAAAGGGATGCAAATAGGACGCAGattgtttttctttgtttctagACAACTGTTAGTTGACCTATACATTTGACTAAGCATTCCCCACTCAGCCAGCCTTTCCTGAATTGTCTTAGCGTCGATCCACGTGAGGATTGCCCTTTTGAGTGGTATGATGACGAAAGTCACTGATACATGGCATGAATTAATGCTGAGCTAGTCACAGAATGGCTATTGCTGAAGATGGCCTTAACCAATGCCGTCGCACGAATCGCGAGCTGCAGCGTCCGACATAGGATTTGTCTAAGCCATAATATCCAGAAAGCACGTCAATTCTCCGTGTCACCGCCTCCCCAAGTTGGGACGTCGACTCAGCACCCGTTTGCCTACGGGGCAAATGATGAAGTCACACGTCTTGCGGCTAGCCGTCGTCGGCCATTGACTCTCGCAGATTTGCTAAAGTACGCTTGGTGTTGGGGATATGGTTGTCTTAATTTATATGCGCAGGATGTACTGATTACGGTCTCCCTAGACACGGTCGTCCGCCGTTATCGAAGGATGCTCTGCTGGCATCGGCGAATTTTACGCTTTCCCTCCTTCCTGCCCGACTAGCCTCTCGAATCGAAGCTCTACGTAACCTCCCTTTCATCATTGTTTCGAACCCGCATGTTTCGAAGATCTACAATAACTACCTTCACTCTTTGTCCACACTTCTCCCTTACCAGCAACGGCAAATCACCACacttgaggaagagaaacacTTTGCAGAGGTCTTAGCGGATCTAGTCCACACCCATACAAATACAATTCCCATCCTTGCGCGTGGATTTCTAGAGTGTCGCCGATATATCGATCCGACGGAGGTGACTCGGTTCCTAGATACCCACCTGCGGGCGCGAATCGGCACTCGGCTGATAGCTGAGCAACACTTGGCGCTCCATTTTGCCTCACAACCGATTAGTGATGATGGTAAATTACCGAAGAGTACATCCCCATCGAACTATATTGGTGTCATCGACACTGCCCTGCAACCAGCACGCATTGTCAAGCTCTGTGAGGACTTCGTTGGAGAGATTTGCGAACTGAAATATGGGGTCCGCCCACGACTCACGATCGGCGGGCAACCGGATGCCACCTTTGCGCACGTTCCTGTTCATGTCGAATACATACTCACAGAACTATTGAAGAACGCATTCAGGGCCGTGGTTGAAGCGGGCAATGAACGCGAACCTGTTGAGGTGACAATCGCCGCTGCGCCTGACGTTCCGAGAAACCATGTGCGAGGGCCGTACTCGGTGTCGGCGGGAACATATCCCAGCCATCCCAACTCGGATGTGGGATTCGAAATGGACAGCGTCGTAGGAACCGCAGATGCGAACGAATCAATCAAGTTTTCATCTCCCTCCACGCAAAGCATTACGATCAGAATCCGCGATCGGGGTGGTGGAATTCCTCCCGAGATTCTGCCCAATATCTGGTCCTACAGTTTCACCACTTTTTCAGATCTCGACTTGCAGGGATCAGAGAATGGGAATATGGATGCCCTGAATGCCATGTCCTCCAGCAGTGGTCATTTGAGTAGCATCGCAGGACTCGGATACGGATTGCCACTGAGTAGGGCATATGCTGAATACTTTGGTGGCAGTATCGCCGTACAGAGCCTGTGGGGGTGGGGGACTGACGTTTATCTGACTCTGCAAGGAGTTGGTAAGGTCGGTTGATGGACGATAGGATATTGTAGCCTTGCCAATGCCCTGGACAAAACTAGATATGTACCGGTAACTCGCATACCCAATAGATCACGCTGCAGATACCGGTTATCTGAGATAGATTGGAACCTTTCATACATTTGAAACATAACATTTACATTCTTCAACTGTCAGAACCTATATCATGTCTAAAGCCTGGGGCCTGACGACCCTTGGAGCCAGAACAAATTGACAAACTCCGAAATACCCATCTCATCGtcctcaacagcagccaGAATTCTAGCGATATGTGCATCTGAGAATACCAAACGCATGTTCCTCACAAACTTGTCTCGCACAGCAGCCGAAGTCTTAGGGTTTCTGACATGACCAATTGGATACTCCACCAGCACCTCTGGCAGGACAGTACCATCACATAAACACACCTTCAACCCCGACCCAatactcttcttctccagatcGAGATAGTCAGCTGTCAACCGATCATCCGgcacaacaacaactctCTCCCGCAAGCTCTCCAATTCCTGACTCTTGACCCAGCAACTCTCATCCTGATAATCCGCGACCTCAGGCACACCCCCTTTCAACAACGCCAAAGCAACAACAAACTGCATACAATGATCCCTATCCGCCGCATTCCTCAAGGGCCCCcgtttattaataataagatcCGCCGCCCTAGTCGTTCTTATCTCGATCCTTTCCACATCACGCACACCAAAACCCATCTCCAAAAGTCGTCTCCGCTGAACCAAAACCGCCTCAACAGCTGCAATCCCATGCCCCTCAACCGGCATAACCTTATACAAAACATTCCTAACCATCCAATCCCCAAACTCCCGGATAAACTCAAACCCCTTCCCCCCAAAATCCCGCTGATAAAACCCCCACGGCACCGCACTCAACACCGAAGGAACACCAACTTGCCCAGCCCTAACCAGCAACGCCAAATACACCGCCCGCATGCACGCATCCCCCGCCGCCCATCCTTTCCGGGGTATTGTGTCCTCTGCACCGCGGTAGATCCGGCTCGGATGGCCATCCATCCAGACGTGCGAGATGGTAGCCATTGTTTGGGACTCGGTTAGGCCGAGAAGCCAGGAGACGACGGCTGCGGAGGCGAGcttgacgaggatgacgtGGTCTGTGCCGTGGGTGTTAAAGGCGTTGCTTTGTGCGTAGATGCCTTGGATTTCGTAGGCTTTTATGAGGGCCGTGAGGAGGGTGTATATTGTCATTGGGGGGCCATGGTGGGTTGGTTCGTTGGTTCGACAGAGCCAGTCTGTCACGGAGAGTATGGATGCTATATTATCTGACGGAATCCATCATTACCATCATACTCATCATCATAATGACCAACCGAAAACCAACACAATCCACCCTCCCACAAAatatcaaagaaaagaaaaaaaagaaaggaaaaaaataCCAGAAGGATGTCCCCACTCCCTCCCCCAAAGAGCATCATTATGATCCAAATACCTAACTAGAACACCCAAATCGAACGCCCCCTTCACCGGATCCAActggtactccgtacccgGGACCCTGAACCCATGGGGAACGATCGTGCCCGGGACGCGCGGACCGAGGAGTTTCTGCGCTTCGGTGCTTTTCGAGGCTGTTTCGATGGCACAGCCTAGTGCGTCGAGGAGGGCTATGCGCGCTGAGGCGTAGGCTGTTGGGTTGCTTATGGTGTGGTTGTAGAGGTAGGTTGTTAGGGATTGGATTGGGGGGTCGTAGGGGTGGGTCATTTGGGGGGTTTAGGTAGGTTTTGGGGTGGTGTGTGGGGGAGAGTTGTAGTTGGGGAGGGTATGGGAAGTATGAAGGGACGGGGTATTTTTGGTTGTATGTAGGTAGGGTTTGGGTTGAGTTGGTTGTGTGACTTTGGGATTGGGGTAGTATGTGGATGATGGAATGGACGGATACGGGGTTTCCACTGGATGGAGGTCGTTGTAGAAGAGGTgacgaggaaagaaagaggagcaGAAGTGAATCCAATAGGTTTTTGAATATAGATTGAATGTCCACAATATACAATACTAATCGAACAAGTAAGTAGTTCAAATCTGTCCATATCGACTGCTATCATTACCACGTATGTTGAGGAAACCATCGCTGTATCACTCAGAGACCACCTGCACCACTCAAACTCAACAGAGTCGAAATGGGAGTTGCCCCGGGATAGAAACTGGTGGGCATGGGTGGAATGGTAAAGGGAGCGGTCGACGGAGGATTCGTGGTAAAATCACCGGGCATATGTGTAGCGGAGTAAGACCTGAGGGTATCCATGTCAGTAGGGCTCTAAAGTAATGGGTGGTTAGGGTTGGACGTACGGCGTCGCAGTCACGGTAACAGCCGTAGTATAAGTTGCTAGATCACCGGTGTCTTTCGCTTCTTGTAGACAAGCACCTGAGCCGTACGCATTGGCACAGGACCATTCCACGTAGTCTCCGTCCTCTGTCCACAAATTCACATTGTCAAGGGTGATATCGTAGCAGGGGACATCCTCGTCACACTCGATTCGGATCGCCGGTCGGCTGTTGGCGGTATTTTCGCCGTACCAGTTCTAAGGGAATGATCAGCATTGTGCTTGGAACTTATGATTCACATTCACTTACGCGGAAAGTCAGATTCTGGACCTGGACACCTGTAGAGCCCACATCTTTACCCCAGGCTTCATTCACAGCGAGTGGATAAGGGCCTCCGTGCACGATGACATTTTCCCAGACAATATTCTTGACTATCCCATCACCATTGTGGGTCTTCAAATAGCAGGCGTCTGCCTGGTTCATGTAAAGGTTTCGGTAGTGGATATTGGAGATGTTGGTGCCAGTGCCTAGAGACCCAATGGCAGTTCCCCCGCTCAGATTGCAGTAGATGTTCTCAATTAGGAAGTCCGAGGCTGGAGACTTAACCGTCACACACTCATCGCCATTAGTAACCTCGATATCATGTATCCATACGTTCTGGCCCCATATATCGAATGCGTCCGTCATACCTAGATCAGCGATTCCCCGCACAAGAAGATTGTAGATCTCCCCATTGGAAACGGTGTCGAAGACAAGGTAATACGCAGGGGAATCGATCGCAGCAAAGCCATGGACCGAGAAGTCACTGACATCCTGGAAGCGAAAGAGTCGTTCACCGTAATTCCCGTCTTGAAGGTATTCATACCCGTATCCTTGGACCGCGCCTTGGGAATTGCCACTGAAAAACTCGCAGTCATGGCAGTTGCGCACCAGGATCAATTGGTAGGAGCCTTCATGACCGCGTGCCAATACACCGTCTAGCTGGAAGGCAGTGGATTCACCGTGCTTGAGTTCCAAATCCGTTGCAAGCGAATAGGTACCTGGGGGTACGTAAATGAGACCTCCAGTTGAGCAGTTACCCCAGGCGTCTAGAATGGCGGGGCCAACGTCAGTTTTGCCGTCTGCAACGGCGCCATAGTCGGTGATGTCACAGGTTttattctttgctttggtCTTGAAGTCCACGAGAGGCCCGACAGACCCAGACAGTTGAGCTGACACAAGAATTGGTGCCCAGAGGGCCAAAGTGTAGAACAGTTTCACTTGCATTATGAAGGAAGTATACAAGCCATAGAGGAGATAAGGCCAGAGGAAGACGTCTGtcatttatatatttgaatCTCCATCGCCCCATGTCTGCTATCCCGAGTGGCGCTATCGTAAGAGTAGTTATGATATCCTGCTGGGTCTAGTGTACACATTAGTAGAAGATCTTCAAGCAGCAAGCCAGCGAAGATGGGCTCAAATATATTAGATGAATCCTAACtaggaaagaaaacactGGCAATCCAATCCTCCGGACGGGAATTGTGCCGGAAGTGGTGGGCAGAGCTTGATCTTAGTTTGTGAGTTCTTCATCAGTCTGAAACAACGGTAGCGGAGGTTGGTTCTTCGCTTGCAGAGTGGACGCCATTTTGAGCGGATCAATTCCTGTTATCGATTAGAGGTGTAGCAAGCTTGTGGGGTTTCGGGGAAACCAAATCCGAGACAGGGGCTTCGGCCTTGTCTTTGCTTACCTTTCAGTATCTTAGTACTGGAGGTTAGAGCAGGTCACTGGTGCGAATATGACGTCTTGTTTTAGTAGTGCTTGTATACTTTCCCGCCAGTTGGATAAAATGCTAACCTTATGCTTCGGGTCAATTGCCGGCTGTTTTTTTCCGCATCGACGACCCACTTGGGTGTCAATAAGGTTAAGTCCGATATTCTGTCAGTCTTAATATTTCGCGGTATGTCTTCTCCACTGCCATTTCTCCAGAACCATAACGACATCGTGGATCCCTCTGCGTGTCGCATGGTCAAGCGGAGTGTTGCCATCGTCGTCTCTTGACCGTAAATCGGCACCCTGCCAAAGCAGCAGTTCAACTATTGTCACTGCCCCCAGGCCACTCAAACGTTCTGCTGCGTAGGAGAGTGGCGTCCGACCAAAATTGTCTCTTGAGTTTACATCAGCACCGCTGTCGAGAAGCAGTATTACTGTCGCCTTACGTCCGTACTCAACCGCATAAGAAAGTGCCGCACGACCATCGTCATCTCTTGACTCTAGATTAGCACCTTTGCCAATCAGTGATCTGGCCGCCGACGGATGCTGAAGTCGAACTGCTTGACAGAGTGGGGTGGAACCATGGTGGCCTCTCGACTCCACCTCGGCTCCTTGGTTAAGTAGTTGTTCTACCACATCATATTGACTGAACCTTATGGCCCAGGAGAGTGCTGTGCAGTTATTAACGTCCCTTGACTCCAGGTCAGCACCCCTATCAAGCAGTACTGCTAGGGCTTCGTTGCGCCAGGAGTCTGCAGAATAAGAGAGTGGTGTGCGACCATAAGAACATTTTGAGTTTATATCAGCACCTCTGTCAAGCAGTAATGTTACTACACCTCCATGTCCAGATTTTGCAGCATAGGAAAGCGGTGTGCGACCATTAGGACATTTTGAGTCCACATTAGCACCACTATCAAGcaataattttactattgCTTCATTTCCGGACGTTGCTGCGTAGGAGAGCGACGTTCTTCCAGTTGCGCCTTCCTGATCAACAATAGCACCATGATCTAGCAATATCCTGATCATCTCAACATCGCTCCTTTGCAAAGCCATTGAAAGTATTGGTCTACTGCTTGAATTCCTCTGGTTCAATATGTCTTCCGTGTTTGCTTCCATAGTGAGAAGCGTTCTGACTGCCTCCCTAGAGCTATGCATTATAGCAGCCACCAGGGGAGAATCATAGCGCTCTGTTCTTGCATCCTCATAGTGATGCAACTTGATTTCAGTCTCGAGCAGCATCCCATAGTCCTTCTCTGCCAGGATATACATCCTCTGCGCAGCTGGAGTGTAGCGGCGTATCTCATGCTTTTCAAATAAATTGTTCTTCATAATCCAGCTGCTGAGTGGAAAGTCTTGCAGGAAACACATCTGCGTAACCCCATTCTCGGCTGCTGCATTTGCATGGTACAACACATACTGTAcagaatattcaagaaaTGGGTATAGTTTGGACGTCTTCTGTACGAGTCGCTTAGCTTTATAAGATTTAACCGGTGGCAATGTGCCAGGTAGCGGCACCGAAGAGAGGCCGATCTTCACGTAATTCAAGCAACAATTCTTGAGCGTTTCGTGACTCGGACCTGGCGATACACTTCCCACGTTCAGTTTGGCAAACCCCTCGTCCCGGAGAAAATCCCTAACTGATTCATGAATGAACTGCACGGTGGGACTTTTGGATTTGGTCAGTTCGGCAAGACCCTTTGAAGAATCAAGGATAAATCTGTTtacatcttcttcgttgacATTTGCAGACGTCCATTCTGCAAGAAAGGCGGAGGACTCAATTCCAGCTAAGATAGCGAAATAGAGCTCCTCGGAAGATAGAGGCCGTTGTGTATATAGTAACCATTGCAGACAGAGCAGTGTGTTCTCCATATCATGGTTTCCACGTATTAATATGTCCTTTAAAAGCTCATGCAATCCGTCCGGGATctgttccattcttcttttcagcGCGTGTACCTGGCCGCGGTCATACTCCTTATTAAGTGTCTGTACGACGAGAACAACCCAAAGGAATACGCCAGATGAACGAGCGATGACTTCCTCTTTGATTTGCTCAACCTGTTTGCTACGTCCGGCTCTGAGCTCGGAATGCACAAAGTTTGATATGTCTTGCTGATGGCCGTCTTGATCCTCCAGCACCAGCTCAGTCGCATTGTTCACAGCAATATGTGGATAATGGCGACTCGAAAAACAAACGAGCAATCGCTGCTGTCTATCTACTGCGAATTCTCCTAACTGCTCGAAGAAGGACAGCATATCTCGCACTTGATCCTCATCGCACTCGTCTAGCGCGTCAACAAAGCACATCAGGGAGCGTCCATGAAGCTGCTCAATGGCAACGCTAAATAGATATTTCAGTGTTTCGATGTCCCATGTGGGTGTTTGACTGTGTATTTGATTTGTTGGCAGCAAATCAAACATTGTGCATAGATCGGGCAACTTGTCAAGAAGCTGGCAAAGTAGTGAGCGGTACATTCCCACCACTGTTTTCTCTAAGCTATTCCCTCTGGCattaaaaaagaaggagatgatCGTAGTATCTTTCACCTGTCGAGGTGTCTTGCTGAAAGCGAACTTCATGATTGTTGATTTTCCAGTGCCTGGTTTCCCTTTAATCCAGAAAATCCCATGATGTCGCCCGGATAATCCTGGGTTAATCCAATCCTTATACTCCTGGCAACTAAGTAACCATTGACATGTTTTGGCGTGCGCCATTCGAATGGTTCGATGACGGCTGTCTATTTGCTCGAATCTCAGTGACTCCAGATACATTTTCTGCAGCGCGGCTGATGTCTGACGCTGTTGTCTATGGTGGTCTAGTATAGTATCGCTCTGAGCGCAGACTCCTCTTGATGGTGGAGGGACGTATAATAAGATCTGCCTTGCGCATGCAGCGGCCGTGGAAGCAGCGAAATATTGGAAATCCTTATTTTTGTGCGAGTCGGCATAGTCGCTGATGCCCCTGACGACCAAACAAGGAAGCAAATTCACCACGCCAGCGGCTTCCATTTCAAAACAGAGAACACCTCCAAGTTTGGTGCTGATTTTGTCCCTTGTCATTCCATCCTTGACTAGCTGGTTCCCAGATCCTATAGTTCCAAAGTGAACTCTGACATTCGAATCTTCCCGCTGGGGTCTTCGCACTAGCATATCTTTACGGCAGGCGTTACATGTTTCCCCTCTAGCATGATCGTATGACGCCTCGAAGAGAACATCGGGGACGGAATGAGGTCTCTTAACTCGAGCAACCGTGTCTAGATAATCCTGGATGTTATTTATTGAAGCACTCAGGTTCGATTTAAACTTTGAGACGGCCGTAAGCAAAGTAGGAGATGGT
This window harbors:
- a CDS encoding ankyrin repeat protein, which gives rise to MKRYRPRVEDFTIGWICPLPLEYASAKSMLDELYDESEEHTTGRIYNHEIVITCLPAGQMGTNAAAAVTARMVSSFPSLKVSLLVGIAGGVPSHKADIRLGDVVIGQPEKSYGGVVQYDFGKTIIGGFQQRIGSLNAPSPTLLTAVSKFKSNLSASINNIQDYLDTVARVKRPHSVPDVLFEASYDHARGETCNACRKDMLVRRPQREDSNVRVHFGTIGSGNQLVKDGMTRDKISTKLGGVLCFEMEAAGVVNLLPCLVVRGISDYADSHKNKDFQYFAASTAAACARQILLYVPPPSRGVCAQSDTILDHHRQQRQTSAALQKMYLESLRFEQIDSRHRTIRMAHAKTCQWLLSCQEYKDWINPGLSGRHHGIFWIKGKPGTGKSTIMKFAFSKTPRQVKDTTIISFFFNARGNSLEKTVVGMYRSLLCQLLDKLPDLCTMFDLLPTNQIHSQTPTWDIETLKYLFSVAIEQLHGRSLMCFVDALDECDEDQVRDMLSFFEQLGEFAVDRQQRLLVCFSSRHYPHIAVNNATELVLEDQDGHQQDISNFVHSELRAGRSKQVEQIKEEVIARSSGVFLWVVLVVQTLNKEYDRGQVHALKRRMEQIPDGLHELLKDILIRGNHDMENTLLCLQWLLYTQRPLSSEELYFAILAGIESSAFLAEWTSANVNEEDVNRFILDSSKGLAELTKSKSPTVQFIHESVRDFLRDEGFAKLNVGSVSPGPSHETLKNCCLNYVKIGLSSVPLPGTLPPVKSYKAKRLVQKTSKLYPFLEYSVQYVLYHANAAAENGVTQMCFLQDFPLSSWIMKNNLFEKHEIRRYTPAAQRMYILAEKDYGMLLETEIKLHHYEDARTERYDSPLVAAIMHSSREAVRTLLTMEANTEDILNQRNSSSRPILSMALQRSDVEMIRILLDHGAIVDQEGATGRTSLSYAATSGNEAIVKLLLDSGANVDSKCPNGRTPLSYAAKSGHGGVVTLLLDRGADINSKCSYGRTPLSYSADSWRNEALAVLLDRGADLESRDVNNCTALSWAIRFSQYDVVEQLLNQGAEVESRGHHGSTPLCQAVRLQHPSAARSLIGKGANLESRDDDGRAALSYAVEYGRKATVILLLDSGADVNSRDNFGRTPLSYAAERLSGLGAVTIVELLLWQGADLRSRDDDGNTPLDHATRRGIHDVVMVLEKWQWRRHTAKY